The genome window GCGGGCCCGGTGGGTGTGTGCGGCCGGGTGGGTGTGTGCGGGCCGGGTGGGTGTGTGCGGGCCGGGTGGGTGTGTGCAGGCCGGGTGGGTGTGTGCGGGCCGGGTGGGTGCGGGCCGGGTGGGTGTGTGCGGGCCGGGTGGGTGCGGGCCGGGTGGGTGCGGGCGGCAGCGagggggtctcagggctgggtggTGAAGAGCTGCACGTCACAAGTGGCACTGCCGCGGGAGGAACGAGGCCCTGACGCCCGCCCCGTGGGTGAGCCGAGGACCTGAGGCTCAGGGATGCCACTGGTGGGGAGTTTCCAGAAGAGGCAGCTCTAGGGGCAGAAAGACTGGCTGTTGCTAACGGTCCCATCTTTGGggataaaaatattctgaaacagACTATTTTCAGAGGCCGAGAGCTggtgcccggctggcgtggctcagtggatgagcatcgacctatgaaccaggaggtcagggttcgagtcccggtgagggcacaggcccaggttgtggactcactccccagtgtggggcgtgcaaggggcagccggtcaatggttctctctcatcattgatgtttctctccctctcccctctctcttcctctctgaaatcaatacaaaaatatttaaaaataagaaaatagagtgTGGTGATGGCTGCAAAATTCAATGACTATGCTATAGCTCATGGGTTTACGTTGTAAATGTATCTCACTTAAGCCGTTAACCCgacagagcagggcagggcctgtCCTCGCAGCCCTGACGCCCGCCTCCCGTCTCTGTCCACAGGAGCCACGCCCCGCACCGCCCTGCGTGCCCCTGGAGCCTCCACGTCAGCCTCCCCTTCTGCATCCGGAGACACCCGCTGCTCCACAGCGCCCCCCAGGGGGCCCCGCCCAGCTcagccagggagccaggcagcgggGCATCCGGGCTCTCCGCCtcgccccccaccaccccccaggcccaccctgctctcctgtgggaacaggCCCTGGATGGGGACCCCCACGGCATCAGCTGATGTCGGCCACACCCCAGCCGGCCTCCCACTGGAGACGGCTCTGCACCAGCGAGCGACGGCCACCCCGAGGGACTCAAACCGGACCGTGCCTCCCGAAAGCAGGAGCGCAGCCCGCCAAGGACGACCACAAGGAGCGCCGACGTGGGCGTGTGACCCGCACGGGTCCCGCCGCACCAGCCGCCTGGCGGGAGCACCCCACATGGCAGCCGCTCACTCACTCCTGTGCTCACTTGGGAAGCGTAGGAACAGAACACacagaaataaagattaaaatagccACTCACTGGTCTTTCCGGCCACTTCCTAGGCTCCACTATCACTGCGGCAACGCTGTATCGACCTCGAGTTCCCGGATGACCTGTAGCTTTCACGTTCCCAGGGCGGGGCCTCCCCAGACTGGGGCCGTGGGGCGGAGGGAAGGCGAGGGGCCAGAGCTCCAGGGATGCAGACGGGGGCGAGGACCCTGCGTGCAGGATGGACTGCGGGGGGAGGACccgctgcggggctgcgggggagAGGAGCCTGCTTTGCGGTGAGGGGACTGTGCCGACCAGCTCGCTCCCGTCTGGGCTAAACCTTGTTCTGGAGAAGCAGGCGGCTCAGGGACCCTGGGCGTGGGAACCAGAGCGGCAGCCGAGCCTCTCGGGGTGTCACACGGCAAACGGCAGCAGCTCCCAGGGGATGGGCAGGGAGGCCACGGCTGACGGGACGAGGCCGAGAGCCGGGAGCCCTGGCgtggggggtgcggggtgcggggcaCGCGGAGCTGAGGGACAGGCTAAACTCCTACACGGGAAGCTGCCTTGTCCACATTCCACGTGAGTCACCCATCAATGAGGGTCTTAGAAGTCAGACCCTGACCTCAAACCTGCAGGTCTCTGTGGACTAAAAACAGCTTTTAACGTCCATTAAGCAAAACACAGAAACTTAACAAAAATAGACATTTATTATCAGTTAAAATACAGGCTGTCTTccctgagcagaggccaaggcgaCTGCACCCATAGGGTCTGAGAGCCCCCGTGCGTTTAACGAACGTTAACCTGCGGCAGGAGCTGACCCGTGTCCGGTGCCTACAGACAGCCCTGCCATCTCCGTTCGTGCCTTTTACTGTATGTGACACGTCTGCGCACGTGTAGCTTTAACTTTACACGGGAACCCTCGCGTGCTCAGTGCCACTCGCTGCGAGGAATTTCCTCTAAGAGTGAGGAACGAGAAAAGGGCCCCCCTCGCAGTCCCTCGTCTGTTCACCGGTCCAATAAATAAAGCGAGCTTTTCCTCCAGGAGCCCGTCACTGCAcacagccccgcccgccccctggaCTCCCGGAGCCTGCGAGGGCGTCACGCGTCCGGGGCCAGGGCGGCGATGTCCTCGCAGAGCCCGACGATGGGCTCCTGGGCAGCGCCGGGCGCGTCCTCCGCGGCCTCGCGGACCATCTGGACGTGGGCGAGGAGGGTGTCTGGCCGCTGGGCCCCCAGCCAGACGTCCTGGATGTACAGGGACAGCAGGAAGGCGgcggaggctggggaggaggacacGGGGCCGTCAGGACGCGGATCTACGCAGCAGAGAGCCCGTCACCCACCCTCGCGGGCACGGCCTCCCGAGAGCCCGATGGACCGGGCCCCGCCTGCGGCCACCGAGTGGGCAAGTTATAAAGCAAACCCATCCTGCCTTTGCTTAACCGCTGGCTCATCGTCCCTGCTCCCCGAGGaacccgtctgtctgtctgtctgtctgtcttcggTGAtggtctccccgcctcccccgccccccggcccagACAAGCAGAGCTCCGTCCCCAACTGCGGCCGGACGAGGACCGTCACCGCTCCCAGGTGAGCCCACCCGCGGGCTGCccatccctccctgctccccgcgtcctgggaaggggcccagcctccaggcagagggaccacgTGCAGGTGCCACGGCCCCGCGTGCCCTCCTCCCGGCTTCAACGCCTCCATTCCCTCACTCGCACGTGCAAACCTCTCCTAGGCAGCTGCCGAACGCCAAACATGGCAACTGTGTGTGTCTgtacttgtgtgcatgcatgtacatgcgtgtgcgcacacacacgcacctgGCCACCATGTGGAATGTAGTTCCGTTTGGGAAACGGCGGACACTTAGGAAagtccctggcctgcagggaggggagggacggTCCCGGGGGAATGGAGGTTCTGGGCGAGCACCCCCGCTGTGGTGAGCGTCACCAAAGGCTTTCCCGCAGGCAAAGGCCCAGCCCCCCACGGTCCCCAGCCCGTGCTGAGgctgctcccactccccacccgcCACGGCACCCCCAGAATCACCTCGCGTGGCTTCCTCCTTGTCGTCCAGGGAAGCCAGGTGGAGGGTCTCcacagcgggggggtggggggtccccgaGGGGCTCAGGGCCGCCGCCAGCGGCAGCATCAGCGCGTTGAGCTCGGGGCCCGCCAGCCCCTCCGCGCAGAGCCGGCTGTACAGCCGGAACAGGCCGCTCCTCGCCGCGCCGTCCCCGAGGAGCTGGGCCACGGCCTCCGGCTGCCGCTCCACGTGGGCCCGCAGCCAGCGCAGGAGGCCCGCAGCCTCAGCCCCGCCGAGCGGGCACTCGGTCGCCGTGCGCAGCACccagctgaccaccagggcggcGACGGTGCACCCGGGGCTGTGGGGGGTGGCCGGGTCCGAGGGCCCCCGAGTGGGCGCCGGGCCGGGGAACACAGGCCCCCAGTGGGTCAGAATGGACCGCAGGAGGCCCCTGCACGTCTCCAAGCTGGACGGCTGCAGCTCGGGGCTGgccgcctcctccgcctccccagGCCGCCTCCTCCGGCCCCGAGGGCCTCGGGCGCGGGCGGGCGCCGTGGGCTTGCTCCCGTCCTTGAGCATTTCTGtcagagagagaggacggtgagacgcccctgcaggccgggctggCGCAGTGgaggggcgggcagaggggcCGCTCAGAGGCCACGCGGCCCGGGCACAGCGAGCGCCTGGCCCTGGACTGGGGTGGGCACCGCTGCTGTGGTCGGGGCTCCCTGGTGGAGCACAAAACCCTGTGTCCCCTCTGGGCGACCACGAGGACCCGGGTCTCTACGCCTCACCCGCTAAGGGAAAGCTGCTCAGAGTGGGGATGGGGCtgctcggggtgggggtgggggacgagACGGCACGGCCGCACGCACTCAGCAGGTCCCGGGCGCGGAGCTTCTCGGCGGCGGCCCGCAGCGCCCCCTGCAGCTCGCCGTCCCGCGCGATGAGGCTCCACTTGTGCAGCAGGAGCAGCGCGTCCGCGGTGGACAGCACCGTCTCGTTCACGGTGAGGCGGCCCGCGGCCCGGAAGGCCCGCAGCACGGAGGCCCGGCACCGCAGCACCGCGTCCAGGGCCCCGAAGAAGCTGGTCAGCTGCGCGGAGGCCAGGGAGGGCCTGTGGGGAGGACGCGCTGAGCACCGCTGCCTCGTCCGCGGCCCGGACGGTGGCCGGTCCCCGCCCCCGAGCGAGGTGCGCACGGGCCGCCCACCAGCCGCGCCCTTTACAGCAGACACCGGACCGCACGGGGGGCggctgggggcgggtgggggcaggaagggccGCAACGTCTGCGGAAACCACGGCTGATGGACAGCTGGGCAGAGAGCCCGAGGGTCAGGGGTCCCCCGGGCACGCTCACTGCCCTGGAGACCGGTGCGCCCTGCGGCCCCGGGCAGAGGCGTGCGACCTGCACTGCCTCACGGGCTCAGACATAAGCCGAAGGCCTGCTCGTGACCAGCACGTCTCGGTGCTGAGGCCACAGTCGGCTCGCGGCTGACCTTCTGGGCCCACCCAGCACCTGTCCCCGCTCAGGGCGCGTGCGCAGAGCGATGTCCCGCCCAGGACCCGAGGATGGAGCTCTCCCCgacccggggcggggggcggggtgggggtgtgtgaaATGCTGCCGCTCCCAAGGAGGTGCCTGGACAAGGAGCCTGGGCAGCGGGCGGCGGAGGCAGGTCGGGAAGACCTGCACTTTCTTAGGTCAAGGTCACAGGTCACGTTCTTCCTTCAGAACACCGAGGCCGGACGCGGATGTCGGGGGGGACGGCTCCTGCCCAGGGACCTGGACAGCAGGGTTAGTTCCCAGGCCCGCGAGGAGCCCGCGGGGCTGACGTGGGAGAGGGACAGCGAGGACAGGGGTTTCCTGGCGTCCGCGGCAGTGAGGGGCGGCCGTGGCCGGGCGGCGGGCGTACGTACCTCAGGTGCTTCGCCAGCGCAAGCAGGACGTACAGGAACTCGCTGAC of Eptesicus fuscus isolate TK198812 chromosome 3, DD_ASM_mEF_20220401, whole genome shotgun sequence contains these proteins:
- the MRAP gene encoding melanocortin-2 receptor accessory protein; the encoded protein is MANSSNASAPSYGYEYYLDYLDLLPVDEKQLGAHKYSVVIAFWASLAAFVVLLFLVLLSMSRPAPAARSHAPHRPACPWSLHVSLPFCIRRHPLLHSAPQGAPPSSAREPGSGASGLSASPPTTPQAHPALLWEQALDGDPHGIS